The following coding sequences lie in one Apium graveolens cultivar Ventura chromosome 1, ASM990537v1, whole genome shotgun sequence genomic window:
- the LOC141714042 gene encoding uncharacterized protein LOC141714042 produces MRMWQDIVDDEDISLDSSDFMNHVQGENESLYPGYESFTKMRALVKLYNLKAKYGISDKCFSNVLLLLVSMLPEGNSMPSSFGEAKKTLCTLGMDYEKIHTCPNDCVLYRGERDEDETICQICGASRWKLNKKGEELEGIPAKVLWYFPLIPRLRNLFNTAQIEKDMTWHKTERQNDGKIRHPADSKTWKDVDQRWSEFAAEARNLRLALSSNGFNPFHGPGSDHSTWPVLLSIYNLPPWLCMKRKYIMLSLLISGPNQLGNDIDVYLQPLIEDFQKLWHGKQVYDAFKKEPFILRGILLWTISDYPALGNFSGNIIKGYNACVVCVDKTKATRLATYKKTVVMRHRRWLPRNHPYRRQKSAFDNTMEKLSEPIPLTGEEVLERVLPLADHVYGKTQNQPRWKKWEPRPIWKNMSIFFQLEYWKFLPVLHTLDVMHIEKNICEALTGTLLNIFGKTKDRESVRIDMAKMGIRMELRPNNSGKKEKLPMASWNLLHKEKKIVCSSLIGMKLPDGFCSNLKGIVSMDPL; encoded by the coding sequence ATGAGAATGTGGCAGGACATTGTCGATGATGAGGATATTTCGTTAGATTCTTCTGATTTTATGAATCATGTTCAAGGTGAAAATGAATCACTTTATCCTGGATACGAGAGTTTTACAAAAATGAGAGCTTTAGTCAAGTTGTATAATTTAAAAGCAAAATATGGTATTTCTGATAAATGTTTTTCTAATGTCCTTCTTTTGCTTGTATCAATGCTTCCGGAAGGCAACAGTATGCCTTCATCTTTTGGTGAAGCCAAGAAAACTTTATGTACTTTAGGCATGGATTATGAAAAAATACATACGTGTCCGAATGATTGTGTCTTATACCGCGGTGAGAGGGACGAAGATGAGACGATTTGCCAAATATGTGGGGCATCTAGATGGAAGTTAAACAAGAAAGGAGAAGAATTGGAAGGGATCCCTGCTAAGGTTCTATGGTACTTTCCATTGATACCAAGATTGAGAAATTTGTTCAATACAGCTCAGATTGAAAAGGACATGACTTGGCATAAAACCGAGCGACAAAATGATGGTAAAATTAGACATCCGGCTGACTCAAAGACATGGAAGGATGTCGATCAAAGGTGGTCTGAGTTTGCTGCAGAGGCTAGGAACCTTCGGTTAGCTTTATCCTCCAATGGATTTAATCCTTTCCATGGACCAGGAAGTGATCACTCAACATGGCCTGTGTTGCTTTCAATTTACAacctcccaccttggctttgtatGAAGAGAAAGTACATTATGCTAAGTCTGTTGATATCCGGACCAAATCAGCTTGGAAATGATATTGATGTATACCTTCAACCACTTAtagaagattttcagaaattGTGGCATGGGAAACAAGTTTATGATGCATTTAAGAAAGAGCCTTTCATACTAAGAGGAATTTTATTGTGGACAATTAGTGATTATCCAGCCTTAGGAAACTTTTCGGGTAACATCATTAAAGGATATAATGCTTGTGTAGTTTGTGTTGATAAAACAAAAGCTACCAGGTTGGCTACTTACAAAAAGACGGTGGTTATGAGACATCGTAGATGGCTGCCCAGAAATCATCCATATCGAAGGCAAAAATCAGCCTTTGATAACACCATGGAGAAGTTATCAGAACCTATTCCTTTAACTGGGGAGGAGGTGTTAGAAAGGGTACTACCACTAGCGGACCATGTTTATGGTAAGACACAAAACCAACCTCGATGGAAAAAATGGGAACCTCGACCAATTTGGAAAAACATGTCTATATTTTTTCAGCTTGAGTACTGGAAGTTTTTGCCAGTTCTCCATACCCTCGATGTGATGCatatagaaaaaaatatatgCGAGGCTTTAACCGGTACATTGCTAAATATTTTCGGGAAGACAAAAGATAGAGAATCTGTTCGTATTGATATGGCTAAAATGGGAATAAGAATGGAGCTGAGACCAAACAATTCTGGAAAAAAAGAGAAGTTACCGATGGCATCTTGGAACTTATTGCATAAAGAAAAAAAGATTGTCTGCTCATCCTTGATTGGCATGAAGTTACCTGATGGTTTTTGTTCGAACCTTAAGGGTATAGTATCAATGGACCCTCTGTGA